One window of the Ureibacillus sp. FSL W7-1570 genome contains the following:
- a CDS encoding PLP-dependent aminotransferase family protein → MELQFQFPDGVPKYIAIYEQLKEKIINKQIKPNEKLPSKRKLAEQLNISIQTVQNAYEQLLSEGFLYSVERSGYFVAKYNEEWLRVPATKKPSIKPAEEKTIFNLKNGQVDAEAFPYKIWEKIYKNQLQSHPVHNSAWQGEESLRKEIAQYLHMARGIACEPEQIFLFSGTQQQLQALCIFFGNISVAVEEPGYFRATSIFQQMHYDIEYVPIDQAGAAVPSKMVKLYYVTPAHQYPLGVVMPIERKARLLQWAKEVDAYLIEDDYDAEFRYKGLPIPPLSNLDQLQRVIYFGTFSKTLIPSIRMSYMALPLPLAGEFQKFYQNQKPTVSRIDQLVVAEFMRSGHFAKHIEKMRTLYRKKRKQLLAALQTNLTDEFKIFGDTAGLHIIIQLPPWLEEGRAVQIASENGIAIDPVSTCYQTKTTNHLVMVGFGAIPIESIFPVVETLAKAWLESRE, encoded by the coding sequence ATGGAGCTGCAGTTTCAATTTCCGGATGGGGTGCCCAAGTATATTGCAATCTACGAACAATTAAAGGAAAAAATCATCAATAAGCAAATAAAGCCAAATGAAAAATTGCCTTCCAAAAGAAAACTTGCGGAACAATTAAATATCAGTATCCAAACGGTCCAAAACGCATATGAACAATTATTGAGCGAAGGCTTCCTGTACAGCGTGGAACGTTCCGGCTACTTTGTCGCCAAATATAATGAGGAATGGCTGCGCGTTCCTGCAACGAAAAAGCCGTCCATCAAACCCGCTGAAGAGAAAACGATATTTAATTTAAAAAACGGACAGGTAGATGCGGAGGCATTTCCTTATAAAATTTGGGAAAAAATATATAAAAACCAATTGCAAAGCCATCCCGTCCACAATAGTGCATGGCAAGGAGAAGAATCGCTGCGAAAGGAAATTGCCCAATATTTACATATGGCAAGGGGAATTGCTTGCGAACCGGAGCAAATCTTTCTATTCAGCGGCACACAACAGCAGTTGCAGGCATTATGCATTTTTTTTGGCAATATTTCGGTTGCGGTGGAGGAACCCGGATATTTTAGGGCAACTTCGATTTTTCAGCAAATGCATTATGATATTGAATATGTACCGATTGATCAAGCTGGAGCCGCTGTTCCTTCAAAAATGGTGAAATTGTATTATGTAACGCCGGCCCATCAATACCCTTTGGGGGTTGTGATGCCTATTGAACGAAAAGCACGGCTTCTCCAATGGGCAAAAGAAGTGGATGCATATCTGATCGAGGATGATTATGATGCGGAATTCCGTTATAAAGGGTTACCGATTCCGCCGCTTTCAAATCTGGATCAACTTCAACGGGTGATTTACTTTGGCACATTCTCCAAAACCCTCATCCCTTCCATAAGGATGAGTTATATGGCATTGCCGTTACCTCTTGCAGGGGAATTTCAAAAGTTTTATCAAAATCAAAAACCGACCGTATCGAGAATCGATCAACTGGTTGTTGCTGAATTTATGCGTTCCGGCCATTTTGCAAAGCATATTGAAAAAATGCGTACATTGTATCGCAAAAAAAGAAAGCAATTATTGGCGGCATTACAAACCAATTTGACGGATGAGTTTAAAATTTTTGGCGATACAGCAGGACTTCATATCATCATTCAACTCCCTCCTTGGCTGGAAGAAGGGCGGGCGGTTCAAATTGCATCGGAAAATGGAATAGCCATCGATCCGGTTTCAACATGTTATCAGACGAAAACAACCAATCATCTTGTAATGGTAGGGTTTGGAGCGATTCCAATCGAAAGCATTTTTCCCGTGGTTGAAACTTTGGCCAAAGCTTGGCTGGAATCCCGTGAATGA
- a CDS encoding ribonuclease J — MLKTKNEVIRIIPLGGVGEIGKSMYVIEIDDEVFIVDSGLMFPEDEMLGIDIVIPDFTYLEENKDRIKGIFLTHGHEDAIGSIAYVLQKINAPVYGSKLTIALAKEHLKELPAPHQVKFFEVTNKSRMNFQSTYVTFFHTTHSIPDSLGIVFHTSEGAIVFTGEFKFDQSAKGKFKPDLAKMAQLGEEGVFILLSESTEAERPGYTTSETVIEEKLAKYFHSAPARIIVAVYASNFIRIQQVFNQAQKSNRKVAIVGKSLEKVIDIGVKLGYLSIDENTLIPITEISKYEDDELIIIVTSNQGEPLDALDKIVRKQHRDIRIKDTDTVLITFTPSPGMEVQMSNAMNNLAKAGATVLTADKKVHVSGHGSQEDLKLMLNLMKPKYFIPIQGEYRMLIAHSKLAQQVGIDKSRIFIADKGDVVEYRNGKMRISGKVQAGNVLIDGSGIGDVGNIVLRDRKLLSQDGIFIVVVTLNRSQKRIASGPEIISRGFVYVRESEELISEATQIARDCIEKYVNKDTFEWTNIKQEIRETLSAYLFQKTKRRPMIIPIIMEY, encoded by the coding sequence GTGTTAAAAACAAAAAATGAAGTCATTCGGATCATCCCGCTTGGAGGAGTGGGAGAAATCGGTAAATCCATGTACGTGATCGAAATCGATGACGAAGTTTTTATTGTCGATAGCGGACTGATGTTCCCGGAAGATGAAATGCTTGGTATTGATATCGTTATTCCAGACTTTACTTATTTGGAAGAAAACAAAGATCGGATTAAAGGAATATTTTTAACCCATGGCCATGAAGATGCCATTGGCTCCATTGCCTATGTTTTGCAAAAAATAAATGCCCCTGTGTACGGTTCGAAACTGACAATTGCACTTGCAAAGGAACATTTAAAAGAGCTTCCGGCACCGCATCAAGTGAAATTCTTTGAAGTGACGAACAAAAGTCGCATGAATTTCCAATCGACTTATGTAACATTTTTCCATACAACACACAGCATTCCAGACTCTTTGGGCATCGTGTTCCACACTTCCGAAGGGGCAATTGTGTTTACTGGAGAATTCAAATTTGATCAGTCGGCAAAAGGAAAATTCAAGCCGGATCTTGCGAAAATGGCTCAATTGGGTGAAGAAGGGGTATTCATTTTACTTTCCGAATCAACGGAAGCTGAACGTCCAGGATATACGACAAGTGAAACCGTGATTGAAGAAAAGTTGGCGAAATACTTCCACTCTGCCCCTGCCCGTATCATTGTTGCAGTATATGCATCGAATTTTATCCGCATTCAACAAGTATTCAACCAAGCACAAAAATCAAACCGGAAAGTCGCTATCGTGGGGAAAAGCCTTGAAAAAGTCATCGATATCGGCGTGAAACTTGGATATTTATCGATTGATGAAAATACATTGATTCCAATTACGGAAATCAGCAAATATGAAGATGATGAATTGATCATTATTGTGACAAGCAATCAAGGGGAACCGCTTGACGCCCTTGATAAAATCGTTCGAAAACAACATCGCGACATCCGTATAAAAGATACGGATACTGTGTTGATTACATTCACACCGTCACCAGGAATGGAAGTGCAAATGTCCAATGCGATGAACAATCTTGCCAAAGCTGGTGCAACGGTATTGACTGCCGACAAAAAAGTCCATGTTTCCGGACATGGCAGCCAGGAAGATTTAAAATTGATGTTAAATTTAATGAAGCCAAAATACTTTATCCCGATCCAAGGCGAATACCGTATGTTAATCGCGCACTCCAAATTGGCACAGCAAGTCGGAATTGATAAATCAAGAATTTTCATTGCAGATAAAGGCGATGTTGTTGAATATCGAAATGGGAAAATGCGCATAAGCGGAAAAGTGCAGGCTGGAAATGTATTAATTGATGGAAGCGGTATTGGCGATGTTGGAAACATTGTGTTGAGGGATCGAAAACTGTTGTCCCAAGACGGCATATTCATTGTGGTTGTAACCCTTAACCGTTCCCAAAAGAGAATCGCTTCCGGTCCGGAAATCATTTCGAGGGGCTTCGTTTACGTTCGCGAATCGGAAGAATTGATTTCTGAAGCGACGCAAATTGCCCGTGACTGCATTGAAAAATATGTTAATAAAGATACATTTGAGTGGACGAATATTAAACAAGAAATCCGTGAAACGCTTAGCGCTTATCTATTCCAAAAAACGAAACGTCGTCCAATGATTATCCCAATTATTATGGAATACTAA
- a CDS encoding pitrilysin family protein, which produces METIEFQQLDETLYYKKLANGLDVYILPKKGFSKTFVTFTTKYGSVDRTFTPIGEKEPITVPDGIAHFLEHKMFEKEEGDVFQKFSERGASANAFTSFTRTAYLFSATDHIFENTETLLDFVQEPYFTEKTVEKEKGIIGQEITMYDDQPDWRLYFGAIENMYHNHPVKIDIAGTIESIDQITAEHLYTCYNTFYHPSNMLLFIVGNVDPKEMMAFIEDNQNKKSFKEAPEIQRYFDEEPLAVAIKEREIQMDVQQPKVYVGLKAKETNLSGEEMLKHELAIQIGLENLFGRASEFYTDVYDNGLIDESFAYDFTLEKGFGFALIGSDTPNPDALVEKILNTVNHAEQMLNVESIERIKRKKIGFFLRALNSLEYIANQFTRYKFNDMNLFDVVPVIEKITLEDVKEAFQSIQGESQQTIFKILPISRNQQ; this is translated from the coding sequence ATGGAAACCATCGAATTTCAACAGTTGGATGAAACGTTATATTATAAAAAGCTGGCCAATGGGCTGGATGTCTATATATTGCCTAAAAAAGGATTTTCCAAAACGTTCGTTACTTTTACAACAAAGTACGGTTCTGTTGACCGCACTTTTACGCCGATTGGTGAAAAGGAGCCCATTACCGTACCGGATGGCATCGCCCATTTTCTTGAACATAAAATGTTTGAAAAAGAAGAAGGCGACGTATTCCAAAAGTTCAGTGAAAGAGGGGCTTCCGCAAACGCCTTCACCTCTTTTACAAGAACCGCTTATCTATTCTCTGCGACGGACCATATTTTTGAAAATACGGAAACATTATTGGACTTTGTGCAGGAGCCGTATTTTACAGAAAAAACGGTGGAAAAGGAAAAGGGGATTATTGGACAGGAAATTACGATGTACGATGATCAGCCCGATTGGCGGCTTTATTTTGGCGCAATCGAAAACATGTATCACAATCATCCGGTAAAAATTGATATTGCCGGAACGATTGAATCGATCGATCAAATTACAGCCGAACATTTATATACTTGTTACAATACGTTCTACCATCCTTCCAATATGCTGCTTTTCATCGTCGGCAATGTGGATCCGAAAGAGATGATGGCATTTATTGAAGACAACCAAAATAAAAAGTCTTTCAAAGAAGCGCCGGAAATCCAACGCTATTTTGATGAAGAACCGTTGGCAGTGGCCATCAAAGAGCGGGAAATCCAAATGGATGTCCAACAACCAAAAGTGTATGTCGGGCTGAAAGCGAAAGAAACCAACTTGAGCGGAGAAGAAATGCTGAAGCATGAGCTTGCAATCCAAATCGGATTGGAAAACTTATTTGGCCGTGCATCGGAATTTTACACAGATGTTTATGACAACGGTTTAATCGATGAGTCCTTTGCTTACGATTTCACGTTGGAGAAAGGTTTTGGTTTTGCTTTAATCGGTTCCGATACGCCAAATCCTGACGCACTCGTTGAAAAAATCTTGAATACCGTAAATCACGCGGAGCAAATGCTCAATGTTGAATCCATTGAACGCATCAAGCGTAAAAAAATCGGTTTTTTCTTAAGAGCGCTTAATTCTTTGGAATATATTGCGAATCAATTTACAAGATATAAATTTAATGATATGAATTTATTTGATGTAGTTCCGGTGATTGAAAAAATTACGTTGGAAGATGTAAAAGAAGCTTTCCAATCGATTCAAGGGGAATCCCAACAAACAATCTTTAAAATTTTACCGATAAGTAGGAATCAACAATGA
- a CDS encoding DNA translocase FtsK: MAKRKTRGKTKAKTKAKNGISVLYFEIIGLLLIGFSIIIFFEYGFVGKTAQNISMFLLGNLYFAIPTFLALFALLLMVKREKIPLTDRVVLGVIMMIFSLSIFSHSVLIEELYKQDALESKSVLKETWRIMITDGGIVNRSNALGGGFIGALLFSMFHILFGSAGARVVAVLLFIIGIVLVTGKAFVPMIAEKIPNLKIKLPQRKKRKRRSLNKDENAKKRAKTSEQSALKEMAVANEETVPLSIIEEDEEDHEPIISAFTQNIQKVREEPEEVTDDESIEETIQQSVEKNVENQDYRLPPMNLLNVPPEHDQSGEYSIIQANAKKLEQTLLSFGVKAKVVQVHLGPAVTKYEVMPDVGVKVSRIVNLQDDLALALAAKDIRMEAPIPGKSAIGIEVPNSEVAVVTLREVLESKENNKPDAKLLIGFGRDITGQAILAELDKMPHLLVAGSTGSGKSVCINGIIISILMRAKPHEVKMMMIDPKMVELNVYNGIPHLLAPVVTDPKKASQALQKVVSEMERRYDLFSHTGTRNIKGYNNYVERYNQEHDEQMPKLPYIVVVIDELADLMMVASHDVEDAITRLAQMARAAGIHLIIATQRPSVDVITGVIKANIPSRIAFAVSSAVDSRTILDMGGAERLLGRGDMLFMPAGTSKPIRVQGAFVSDEEVQAVVDYVISQQKAQYDETMIPTDEPEKSFEEETDELYDEAVKLVVEMQSASISMLQRRFRIGYSRAARIIDQMEARGVVGPPDGSRPRQVLISNINE, encoded by the coding sequence TTGGCGAAACGGAAGACGAGAGGGAAAACAAAAGCGAAAACGAAAGCAAAAAACGGCATTTCCGTCCTCTATTTTGAAATCATTGGATTGCTGTTGATTGGTTTTTCAATCATCATCTTTTTCGAATATGGTTTTGTCGGCAAAACGGCGCAAAATATTTCCATGTTTTTATTAGGCAATTTATACTTTGCCATTCCGACATTTCTTGCACTATTCGCATTATTATTGATGGTCAAGCGTGAAAAAATCCCGCTTACGGACCGGGTTGTTCTCGGTGTCATCATGATGATTTTCAGTCTGTCAATTTTTAGCCATAGTGTACTTATTGAAGAGTTATATAAACAGGATGCCTTGGAATCTAAATCGGTCTTGAAAGAAACTTGGCGGATCATGATTACGGATGGCGGGATTGTAAACAGAAGCAATGCTCTGGGCGGCGGATTTATTGGGGCATTATTATTCAGCATGTTCCACATTCTATTCGGTTCCGCCGGAGCTCGGGTGGTCGCCGTGTTATTGTTCATTATCGGAATTGTTTTAGTGACGGGAAAAGCTTTTGTGCCAATGATTGCCGAGAAAATTCCAAACCTCAAAATAAAACTGCCACAACGGAAAAAAAGAAAACGCCGTTCTTTGAATAAGGACGAGAATGCCAAAAAGCGGGCGAAAACAAGTGAACAATCAGCATTAAAAGAAATGGCTGTGGCAAATGAAGAAACAGTTCCGTTATCCATTATTGAAGAGGATGAAGAGGATCATGAACCAATCATTTCAGCCTTCACCCAAAATATTCAAAAAGTGCGGGAAGAGCCGGAAGAAGTGACGGATGACGAATCCATTGAAGAAACGATTCAGCAGTCTGTTGAAAAGAATGTGGAAAATCAGGATTATCGCTTGCCGCCGATGAATTTATTGAATGTTCCCCCTGAGCATGATCAAAGCGGGGAATATTCAATTATTCAAGCAAACGCGAAAAAGCTGGAACAAACCCTTTTAAGCTTTGGTGTGAAAGCGAAAGTGGTGCAAGTACACTTGGGCCCGGCTGTGACAAAGTATGAGGTCATGCCGGATGTGGGGGTAAAGGTAAGTAGAATTGTCAATTTACAGGATGACCTGGCCCTTGCACTGGCCGCAAAGGACATCCGAATGGAGGCGCCGATTCCCGGAAAGTCGGCCATTGGTATTGAAGTGCCGAACAGTGAAGTCGCCGTTGTAACACTGAGAGAAGTCCTTGAATCGAAAGAAAATAATAAACCGGATGCAAAACTATTGATCGGTTTTGGACGTGATATTACAGGACAGGCCATTTTGGCGGAATTGGACAAAATGCCTCACTTGCTCGTCGCCGGTTCAACGGGAAGCGGGAAAAGTGTGTGCATAAACGGAATCATCATATCCATCTTGATGCGTGCAAAACCGCATGAAGTCAAAATGATGATGATTGACCCGAAAATGGTGGAATTGAATGTCTACAACGGCATTCCGCACTTGCTTGCGCCCGTTGTGACGGATCCGAAAAAAGCGTCCCAGGCGTTGCAAAAGGTTGTCAGCGAAATGGAAAGACGCTACGACTTGTTCTCCCATACCGGAACAAGAAACATCAAAGGGTACAACAACTATGTTGAACGTTACAATCAGGAACACGATGAACAAATGCCGAAGTTGCCGTATATCGTTGTGGTGATTGACGAGTTGGCGGATTTAATGATGGTGGCATCCCATGACGTGGAAGATGCCATTACGCGCTTGGCTCAAATGGCGCGCGCGGCAGGTATTCACTTGATTATCGCAACCCAAAGACCATCCGTAGATGTCATTACCGGGGTCATTAAAGCGAATATCCCATCCCGTATCGCCTTTGCCGTATCGAGTGCTGTGGACTCCCGCACGATTCTTGATATGGGGGGGGCAGAGCGGCTATTGGGACGGGGAGATATGCTCTTTATGCCGGCGGGAACTTCCAAACCAATCCGTGTTCAAGGGGCATTCGTTTCCGATGAGGAAGTGCAGGCGGTTGTGGATTATGTCATTTCCCAACAGAAAGCCCAATATGATGAAACGATGATCCCAACGGATGAACCGGAAAAAAGCTTTGAAGAGGAAACCGACGAGTTATATGATGAAGCGGTGAAATTGGTGGTGGAAATGCAATCCGCCTCCATTTCCATGCTGCAGCGCCGCTTCCGCATCGGTTATTCCCGCGCGGCAAGAATCATCGATCAAATGGAAGCCCGCGGGGTCGTCGGTCCTCCCGACGGCAGCCGTCCAAGACAAGTGCTGATTTCCAATATCAACGAATAA
- a CDS encoding pitrilysin family protein — translation MFQTTKLAEGVSLHIRKTTQFKTVNFSFKWRTPLTTKTAAERAVLSNVLQHSNARFRKSAEFRSYLDDLYGTMLYFDVSKRGGEHTVMLNVETVNDQYLSNQPVLNDVIDLLQTVIFQPNWKNGQFVPSIVEREKQIVIQRIESVFDDKTRYAQQRLTQILRPNHPASIPASGTIETVKEVTPASLTEAYQSMIDNDKIDIYVAGDIDVEEIQEKMKKAFQFKDRTPQKPTINEDSKPEKDYVKEFQDMKQGKLHMGFSTPVKFGDPDFPKMQIFNGVFGGYAHSKLFMNVRERESLCYYVSSSYSPHYGLLYVISGIEPKNEKKAIDIIFEQLDEMKKGNIADLELNQTRAMLVNQLREALDLPRGQIDIFDQYKDLDEEFSVELWKERWEKVTKEDLQQMASQLKHEATYFLCGKEAE, via the coding sequence TTGTTTCAGACGACGAAATTGGCGGAAGGTGTTTCGCTACATATAAGAAAAACGACACAATTTAAAACGGTCAATTTCTCCTTTAAATGGAGAACACCATTGACGACAAAAACCGCAGCAGAACGGGCCGTACTTTCAAACGTGTTGCAGCATAGCAATGCAAGATTCAGGAAGTCGGCGGAATTTCGCAGTTATTTGGACGATTTATATGGAACGATGCTGTATTTCGACGTTTCGAAACGCGGCGGGGAACATACGGTCATGCTGAATGTCGAAACGGTAAATGACCAATATTTGTCCAACCAACCGGTTTTAAACGATGTGATTGACTTGCTTCAAACCGTCATCTTTCAACCGAATTGGAAAAACGGTCAATTTGTCCCTTCCATCGTTGAACGGGAAAAACAAATCGTCATTCAGCGAATCGAATCTGTTTTTGATGATAAAACCCGTTATGCCCAACAGCGTTTGACGCAAATTTTACGTCCGAATCATCCTGCATCCATCCCTGCAAGCGGCACGATCGAAACGGTGAAAGAAGTGACACCGGCGTCATTGACAGAGGCTTACCAGTCGATGATCGACAACGATAAAATCGACATTTACGTTGCAGGGGATATCGACGTTGAGGAGATACAAGAAAAAATGAAAAAAGCTTTTCAATTTAAAGATCGTACTCCTCAAAAACCAACCATCAATGAGGATTCAAAACCGGAGAAAGATTATGTAAAAGAATTTCAGGATATGAAACAAGGGAAACTGCATATGGGCTTCAGCACACCGGTGAAATTCGGGGATCCTGATTTTCCGAAAATGCAAATTTTCAATGGCGTTTTTGGAGGTTATGCCCATTCGAAATTATTTATGAATGTGCGCGAACGGGAAAGCTTATGTTATTACGTTTCCAGCTCTTATTCGCCGCATTACGGACTCCTTTATGTCATATCCGGGATTGAACCGAAAAACGAGAAAAAAGCCATTGATATCATTTTTGAACAATTGGATGAAATGAAAAAGGGGAATATCGCCGACTTGGAATTGAATCAAACAAGGGCGATGCTCGTCAACCAATTGCGTGAAGCCTTGGATTTGCCTCGCGGGCAAATTGATATTTTTGACCAATACAAAGATTTGGATGAAGAATTTTCCGTGGAATTATGGAAGGAACGTTGGGAAAAGGTGACAAAAGAAGACCTGCAACAAATGGCATCCCAATTGAAACATGAAGCTACGTACTTCCTCTGCGGAAAGGAGGCGGAATAA
- a CDS encoding GNAT family protein codes for MEHIILENDIVLLRPIESEDIEAIAEAAKDERIWEHMQVDLATKEAVEKYVGKAVQERKEQVSYVFVIIHKKTNRIVGCTSFLDLVLDHKRLEIGGTWLNPSVWRTPVNTNCKYLLLSYCFEQLQLNRVQLKTAHTNKKSQRAIERIGATKEGVLRNHIIRPNGTIRHTVMYSIIKEEWPAVKERFLHELL; via the coding sequence ATGGAACATATTATTTTGGAAAATGATATCGTTTTGCTTCGGCCAATAGAATCGGAAGATATCGAAGCGATTGCCGAAGCGGCGAAGGATGAACGTATCTGGGAACATATGCAGGTTGATTTGGCAACGAAAGAAGCGGTTGAAAAATATGTGGGAAAAGCGGTTCAAGAACGGAAGGAGCAAGTTTCCTATGTCTTTGTCATCATCCATAAGAAAACCAATCGAATTGTAGGCTGCACTTCATTTTTAGATCTCGTTTTGGACCATAAAAGGCTGGAAATTGGGGGAACATGGCTGAATCCATCGGTATGGCGTACACCGGTCAATACCAATTGCAAATATTTGCTACTCTCCTATTGCTTTGAGCAGTTGCAATTGAATCGGGTTCAACTGAAAACTGCCCATACAAATAAAAAATCCCAAAGAGCCATCGAAAGAATTGGAGCCACAAAGGAAGGCGTGCTTCGAAATCACATAATCAGGCCCAACGGAACCATCCGCCATACGGTAATGTATAGCATCATCAAAGAGGAATGGCCCGCTGTCAAAGAAAGATTCCTGCATGAATTGTTGTAA
- the dapA gene encoding 4-hydroxy-tetrahydrodipicolinate synthase, with translation MDLGRIATAMVTPFQENGDIDFEAAEKLIEHLLSNGTDSIVVCGTTGESPTLSMDEKLQLIRFTVEKVNKRIPVIAGTGTYNTKETIEMTKKAESLGVDGVMLVAPYYNKPNQRGLYAHFEAVAKETALPIILYNVPGRTGTNIEAATTIALSKIPNIQVVKEASGNLDQMAEILAKTDEDFFVYSGDDALTLPLLAIGGKGVISVASHVVGNEMQAMIRAFEEGRLDEAAKMHQALLPLFKQLFKCPNPVPVKYALGKVGFSVARVRLPLVEMTEEEKRQFDEVWEHVKQSI, from the coding sequence TTGGATTTAGGTAGGATCGCTACTGCCATGGTGACACCGTTTCAAGAAAATGGTGACATTGATTTCGAAGCGGCAGAGAAATTGATTGAACATTTGCTTTCGAATGGAACCGATTCGATTGTTGTTTGCGGAACAACCGGTGAATCGCCAACTTTATCAATGGATGAAAAACTTCAACTGATTCGATTTACCGTTGAAAAGGTGAATAAACGGATACCCGTCATTGCGGGAACAGGCACTTATAATACAAAAGAAACAATCGAGATGACGAAAAAGGCGGAAAGCCTCGGTGTGGATGGGGTCATGCTGGTGGCTCCCTACTACAATAAACCGAATCAACGCGGTCTATATGCACATTTTGAGGCAGTAGCAAAAGAAACGGCTTTACCCATTATCCTTTACAATGTGCCAGGGCGCACGGGCACCAATATCGAAGCCGCCACAACGATTGCATTAAGCAAAATACCTAATATCCAAGTCGTAAAAGAAGCAAGCGGAAATTTGGATCAAATGGCTGAAATATTAGCAAAGACCGATGAAGATTTCTTCGTTTACAGCGGTGATGATGCATTGACGCTGCCCCTTTTGGCCATCGGAGGCAAAGGCGTCATTTCCGTTGCCTCCCATGTGGTCGGGAATGAAATGCAGGCGATGATCCGCGCCTTTGAAGAAGGAAGATTAGACGAGGCAGCGAAAATGCATCAAGCTTTATTGCCGCTTTTTAAACAGCTGTTTAAATGTCCGAATCCGGTTCCGGTGAAATATGCATTAGGCAAAGTAGGCTTTTCAGTCGCACGGGTTCGTCTGCCGCTGGTTGAGATGACCGAAGAAGAGAAGCGTCAATTTGATGAAGTTTGGGAACATGTAAAACAAAGTATTTAA
- a CDS encoding aspartate-semialdehyde dehydrogenase → MAKQLTVAIVGATGAVGTKMKEQLLKRNFPIKDIKFLASARSAGKEIEFGGKTYKIEEATPEAFEGVDVALFSAGGSVSAKLAPEAVKKGAVVIDNTSHFRMDPDVPLVVPEVNREDLKKHNGIIANPNCSTIQMVVALQPIREKLGLKRVIVSTYQAVSGSGMSAIEELRVQSGEWEKGKNVEANVLPVKSEPKHYPIARNVIPQIDVFTENGYTKEEMKMINETKKIMHLPDLEVAATCVRVPVVAGHSESVYIEVEKEASLQELFDILKDAPGVVLQDDINNQVYPMPIFVEDEDPVYVGRIRKDLNHPKGFHLWIVADNLLKGAALNSIQIAEAMLEDNLL, encoded by the coding sequence ATGGCGAAGCAATTAACAGTAGCGATTGTTGGTGCGACTGGCGCAGTCGGTACTAAAATGAAAGAACAATTACTTAAAAGAAATTTTCCAATTAAAGATATAAAATTTTTGGCATCTGCCAGATCCGCAGGAAAAGAAATTGAATTCGGAGGAAAAACGTACAAAATTGAAGAAGCGACGCCTGAAGCGTTTGAGGGAGTGGATGTCGCGTTATTTTCTGCAGGCGGTTCCGTTTCCGCAAAACTTGCTCCTGAAGCTGTCAAAAAAGGTGCCGTTGTAATTGATAACACAAGTCATTTCCGTATGGATCCGGATGTGCCGTTGGTGGTGCCTGAAGTGAATCGTGAGGATTTAAAAAAACATAACGGAATCATTGCCAATCCTAACTGTTCAACAATCCAAATGGTTGTTGCACTCCAACCGATCCGGGAAAAATTAGGTCTAAAGAGAGTCATTGTTTCCACATATCAAGCGGTTTCCGGTTCAGGAATGTCCGCAATTGAAGAACTTCGCGTGCAAAGCGGAGAATGGGAGAAAGGAAAAAATGTAGAAGCGAATGTGTTGCCGGTTAAATCCGAACCAAAACATTATCCAATCGCCCGCAACGTGATTCCTCAAATTGATGTATTCACAGAAAACGGATATACAAAAGAAGAAATGAAAATGATTAATGAAACGAAAAAAATCATGCATTTGCCTGATTTGGAAGTTGCGGCAACATGCGTGAGAGTTCCGGTAGTTGCCGGACACTCGGAATCTGTTTATATCGAAGTGGAAAAAGAGGCGAGTCTACAAGAACTCTTTGATATTTTAAAAGACGCTCCTGGAGTAGTATTGCAAGATGATATCAACAACCAAGTTTATCCGATGCCGATTTTTGTGGAAGATGAAGATCCGGTGTATGTCGGAAGAATTCGCAAAGACTTGAATCATCCAAAAGGCTTCCACCTATGGATCGTTGCAGATAACTTATTGAAAGGTGCTGCATTGAACTCCATCCAAATCGCTGAAGCAATGCTGGAGGATAACTTACTATAA